From the genome of Acaryochloris thomasi RCC1774:
TCGAGTGCTGACTTTAGCTCCAGCAAAATCAGACTGGAAACCACCAGTGCTGATGCTTCCCAAAAGTGACCGAGATGAACCAGCGCACCGACCAAATAGGTCGCTAGACTAGCGATTTCAGAGGTTAGACCTGCTTCTGTTGATGTTTGGAGCTTGTGCCAGTAGGAGAGAGCCATTAGAGATGCGATCGCAAAAAATCCAACAGCTAAAGGCAGGCCCTGACCGTTCGATAGAAAAGCCAAACTATACCCCACCAGACCAATCAGGGGATAGGTGCGTACCCCACCAAATGCATAGCGGCCCGTTTCGGTTCGATGCTCCTCTCGTTCTAAGCCGATTAGAAAGGATAGGAATAATACCCACAAAAGCTTTAGAACACTTGATGGGATTAGTTGGGACGTGAGTTGCAGGTTAAGATTATCCATACCCTAGCTGCCAATGACGCGGTTCCTGGGGCTAGACGGCCTGCATTGCTGAGACAAGATGTTCTTGATACCACTGATTCGCAAGCTGAGCAGCCTCTGCCAATGTGCCGGGTTCCTTAAACAAATGGGTTGCCCTCGGAACGATCGCTAGTCGCTTTTTAACCTGAAGTTGAGCGAAAGTATCCTGATTGGCACAAAGGGCCGGTAAGTCTTGTTCGCCAGTGATGAGCAGGGTAGGTGCCTGTACACGACGTAGCGAAAGACCGATTAAATTAGGGTAGCTACCCCTTGAAACGATTGCTCCGACAATATTGGGGCGATCCGCCGCAGCGATAAAAGCTGCAGCAGCACCTGTATTGGTTCCGAAATAACCCATTCTGAGTTCTTGAGTAAAAGACTGCTGCGTGAGCCAATCGGTAGCCTCTATCAGCCTGAGCGATAGTAGGCTCACATTAAACCGAAGATTGTGAGTCCTAAGGTCAATAAGTTCTTCGTTCGACGTGAGAAGGTCGAGCTGTAGCGTCGCAAAACCGTTTCGATTTAGAGCATCAGCGACAGCATCGTTGTGGGGACAATGACGACCTCTATCGTTACTGTGGGCAAATATAATCAGCCCCTGTTCCGGTTCGGGGCGAGTGAGCGTTCCGCGCAATGCTCCTCCATCAACTTCAATGCAAAGCTCCATTGTTTTCATGTTGTTGGTCATGTCGTTTATCCTCCTATAGAAGCAGTTCTGCTTTATCCTTTTGATGGCGATAAGTGAGTTAAGCACCGACTTTAGGCCATCACTCAAGAACTAGAAAAAACCGCTAGCCTTCATCTATTGAAGTGGACGCTCCAGAGTGACTATTTTTTCATTGACACTGTGCATCAAAATCCTTCAATAGCCCTATTTATGCTATGTAGAACGGTTGCTTCCATCATTAAGATTAGGGTCTAAATATGGGGAACCTGTGGAGAACTCAAGCAGATTACCCAAATTCTTCGCCTCATAAGATCCTCAACTTTTGGTTCCAGGATAGCCA
Proteins encoded in this window:
- a CDS encoding dienelactone hydrolase family protein, translating into MTNNMKTMELCIEVDGGALRGTLTRPEPEQGLIIFAHSNDRGRHCPHNDAVADALNRNGFATLQLDLLTSNEELIDLRTHNLRFNVSLLSLRLIEATDWLTQQSFTQELRMGYFGTNTGAAAAFIAAADRPNIVGAIVSRGSYPNLIGLSLRRVQAPTLLITGEQDLPALCANQDTFAQLQVKKRLAIVPRATHLFKEPGTLAEAAQLANQWYQEHLVSAMQAV